In Planctomycetia bacterium, a genomic segment contains:
- a CDS encoding PQQ-binding-like beta-propeller repeat protein: MTSSLIRMAALALFLPMQASLATDESKTTNWPSFRGPAASGIAEGFRTALKWDAESGKGIKWKTEIPGLGLSSPIIWEDQVFLTTAVRKEGDQPLKVGLYGDIKPVEDDSQYSWHVICLNKKTGKIEWDEVACEGVPKIKRHTKASHANSTPATDGKHVVAMFGSEGLYCYDMKGKLLWKKDFGVLDSGYYVVKDAQWGFGSSPIIHDGYVILQCDVQEGSFVTALNVKTGKEVWKTPRDEVPTWSSPAIFQTTGGLQVVCNGYKHIGGYEFSTGKEIWKLAGGGDIPVPTPVIGHDLVYITNAHGMMAPIYAIKPSAEGQIKLQSSEDTHKDVAWWGPRMGNYMQTPLIYGDYLYSCLDNGVLTCYDAKTGAKVYRKRVGKGLAGFTASAVAADKKIYYTCEDGDIYVVRAGKNFKLYRKCSLGEPCMATPAISDGILFVRGEKHLFAIERAPKSSRKSTDAKVK; this comes from the coding sequence ATGACCAGCAGCCTGATCCGCATGGCCGCACTCGCACTATTCCTGCCAATGCAGGCCAGCCTTGCGACGGATGAATCAAAGACCACTAACTGGCCCTCATTCCGTGGCCCCGCTGCCTCAGGCATCGCCGAGGGATTCAGGACCGCCCTGAAGTGGGACGCCGAGTCCGGCAAAGGCATCAAATGGAAGACCGAGATTCCCGGCCTCGGCCTGTCGAGCCCCATCATCTGGGAAGATCAGGTCTTTCTCACAACGGCCGTCCGCAAGGAAGGCGATCAACCGCTCAAAGTCGGCCTCTACGGCGACATCAAGCCTGTTGAAGACGACTCGCAGTACAGTTGGCATGTCATCTGTCTGAACAAGAAGACCGGCAAGATCGAATGGGACGAAGTCGCCTGCGAGGGCGTCCCGAAGATCAAGCGGCATACCAAGGCCAGCCACGCCAACAGCACCCCCGCGACCGATGGCAAGCACGTCGTCGCCATGTTTGGCAGCGAAGGGCTCTACTGCTACGACATGAAGGGCAAGCTGCTCTGGAAGAAGGACTTCGGCGTCCTGGACTCCGGCTACTACGTCGTGAAGGACGCGCAGTGGGGTTTCGGCAGCTCTCCGATCATTCACGATGGTTACGTCATTCTCCAGTGCGACGTGCAGGAAGGGTCGTTTGTCACGGCGCTGAACGTAAAGACCGGCAAAGAAGTCTGGAAGACGCCGCGCGATGAAGTGCCGACATGGAGCTCGCCCGCGATATTCCAGACCACCGGCGGCCTGCAAGTCGTCTGCAATGGCTACAAGCACATCGGCGGCTACGAGTTCTCCACCGGCAAGGAAATCTGGAAACTGGCAGGCGGCGGTGACATCCCCGTGCCCACACCGGTGATCGGTCACGATCTCGTCTATATCACCAACGCCCACGGCATGATGGCCCCGATCTACGCGATCAAGCCGTCCGCCGAGGGCCAGATCAAGTTGCAGTCGAGCGAGGACACCCACAAGGACGTTGCATGGTGGGGTCCGCGTATGGGCAATTACATGCAGACGCCGTTGATCTACGGCGACTATCTCTATAGCTGTCTCGATAACGGCGTCCTGACATGCTACGACGCAAAGACCGGCGCAAAGGTCTATCGCAAGCGCGTCGGCAAGGGGCTCGCCGGTTTCACCGCCTCCGCCGTCGCCGCCGACAAGAAAATCTACTACACCTGCGAAGACGGCGACATCTACGTCGTCCGGGCCGGGAAGAACTTCAAGCTCTATCGCAAGTGCTCGCTCGGCGAACCGTGCATGGCGACCCCCGCCATCTCCGACGGCATCTTGTTCGTCCGCGGCGAGAAGCATCTGTTCGCCATCGAGCGTGCGCCCAAGAGTTCGCGCAAATCCACAGACGCAAAAGTCAAATAG
- a CDS encoding transcriptional regulator, protein MAVQPRTESPPPPANPALDASKALFIRRWGEMANYWGINRTMAEIHALCFVSTEPICTDDVMERLRVSRGNASMNLRSLVDWGLIHRVHIRGDRKEYFTALTDVWQLFETIVRQRRRREVEPILETLQKCREMVTADAGGKKPKNEESKTYLKRLDDMDKFLEAVGAMVDLLMKVGPKGIGRVSGMIMKIAG, encoded by the coding sequence ATGGCCGTTCAACCCCGAACCGAATCCCCTCCACCCCCTGCCAACCCCGCCCTCGACGCCTCCAAGGCCCTCTTCATCCGCCGCTGGGGCGAGATGGCCAACTACTGGGGCATCAACCGCACCATGGCCGAGATTCATGCCCTGTGCTTCGTCTCCACCGAGCCGATCTGCACCGACGACGTCATGGAGCGTCTCCGGGTCTCGCGCGGCAACGCCTCCATGAATCTTCGCTCCCTCGTCGACTGGGGCCTCATCCACCGCGTCCACATCCGCGGCGACCGCAAGGAGTACTTCACCGCCCTAACCGACGTCTGGCAGCTCTTCGAGACCATCGTCCGCCAGCGCCGCCGCCGCGAAGTCGAGCCGATCCTGGAGACCCTGCAAAAATGCCGCGAGATGGTCACGGCCGACGCCGGCGGCAAGAAGCCGAAGAACGAAGAATCAAAAACCTACCTCAAGCGCCTCGACGACATGGACAAGTTTCTCGAAGCCGTCGGCGCCATGGTCGATCTGCTCATGAAGGTCGGCCCCAAGGGCATCGGCCGCGTCAGCGGAATGATCATGAAAATCGCCGGTTGA